Proteins from one Flavobacteriales bacterium genomic window:
- a CDS encoding T9SS type A sorting domain-containing protein produces KDVLIVGDTGYVSVPGFYGDSIGRIAIIDLPNMSFVREDTLGLNAGEIGDLVLSNGKIHAISSITWGAPGTIAKYVIATGQVEEIVQFDTTVTKGVLEYDGLLYVKLASNMATIDVSDMTVANDNLINASFSATLIDTVDALIYGAMTDYFSYGEIGIFGLDGTPVDTFSVGISPEAMGFVWQSTVSVNEVAFVHTGVYPNPAQNIVIVTSEISNGTYQVVDVTGRTVQTGSNSKSKFELNVSSLVSGAYFITVSDDISRETYRLIKE; encoded by the coding sequence AAGGATGTTTTAATTGTTGGTGATACAGGATATGTGAGTGTACCTGGGTTTTATGGCGACTCGATCGGAAGAATTGCAATTATTGACTTGCCGAATATGTCTTTCGTTAGAGAAGATACATTAGGATTAAATGCAGGTGAAATAGGTGACTTGGTATTGTCAAACGGGAAAATTCATGCAATAAGTTCAATAACTTGGGGTGCACCTGGAACTATTGCAAAATATGTTATTGCCACTGGACAAGTAGAGGAAATTGTTCAATTTGATACGACTGTTACAAAAGGAGTATTAGAATATGACGGATTACTTTACGTGAAATTGGCTAGTAACATGGCAACTATTGATGTTTCGGACATGACAGTGGCCAATGATAATTTAATTAACGCTTCATTTTCAGCCACATTAATTGATACGGTTGATGCACTTATTTATGGGGCGATGACAGATTACTTCAGTTATGGTGAAATTGGCATATTTGGCTTGGATGGAACGCCTGTTGATACATTTAGTGTAGGGATTTCTCCAGAGGCTATGGGATTTGTGTGGCAAAGTACTGTTTCTGTTAACGAGGTTGCATTCGTGCATACTGGAGTTTACCCAAATCCTGCTCAAAATATAGTAATTGTTACTTCTGAAATTTCAAATGGAACTTATCAAGTTGTGGATGTAACAGGAAGAACAGTTCAAACAGGAAGTAATTCTAAATCAAAATTTGAATTGAATGTTTCTTCTTTAGTTTCAGGAGCATATTTTATCACAGTGTCTGACGACATATCGAGAGAAACCTACCGATTAATTAAAGAATAA